The genomic region AGTTCATATTAgcaaaaaaaattgtataaaaggagGTATGTTGGACATTTTGAGGGGAGATAATTTTTGTAAGTGAATTTGGGAAATTAGTAAAGAGACTGGAgaagaaattttggctaagtgttttctaagtttttttgtAATTTGCAAGTGGTGAAGCAAAAGGAAGCTATTGTAAATTTTGGTACTTCACTCTTgcactttgaaaagttgcattgtGCGGATAGGAGTGGCTTTGTAACTCTTTGTAAACTCATTTTTTTAGCATAATTGGATCGGTCTCACCCAGTTGGGCAGACCCGAAGACGTAGTCATCTTGTGGCGAACTCCGTAATCAAATTctgttgtttgtgtctcttttctctttctctctaatttttctatttcatcacttcaatttatttgtaattaaacaTTTATGTACATGCTAATTTCAATTTGTTAAGCATTGTAACGTTAGCATTTTTATGCAATCAGTCATAGATCCTTAATCAGATCAATTTTTTAAGTCATATTTGGATCCCTATAACTAGATGCATAGTTcattttaagctatcacttctcAATTGAAACCttggttgcacaaacaacatcaatgTTTAAATGGCCCACCAATTGAACTTACACACTaaacaaatgtatgcaaaatacaccaactttttccctaattgaccttccacacatcTTCGATGTACCCATTACACACCAAAGTGTAATTGCTAGTTGATAGAAATACAAAGAGAACATTACTCTCCGCCTGAATAGGCAGGGACTAGTAAGAAACTATATCATTATAGTACTAAGTAATTGTAGCTTCTCCTCCTGTTTTAATAGTTTCCTCACCGATGGTTCAAGTGGCTTTTGCCAATTTGCGCGCCCATCGTTTCTTATTATACCTATATAACAGGATGGGCACCGCCACTAGGCCCCCGACAACTACCGATGCAACAGACGACAAAGTGACGACTTGCCCACTTATACGACCCTCCCCGGTCTTACACAAGAGAGCAAAGTGCTCACAATTGTTCCTAACCACATCGTACTCTCCAAACCCATATTTAAGCAGCTCCTTTGAACGACATATTACATTTTCCGGGACATCAGAAGCGGCAGACGCGCACCATGGCTGTTTTGTTAGAGTAGAAGTGATTCCTCTTCCATATTCATATCTATAAATCTTTCCGCCCAATAGAAAGCAATCTAAGCAACTCACTACGACTCCACTCGTTTCGCTGCGGTACCTGCAATTAGGGCACGGCCCCACTGGAGGACTGGAACTTGCAAGAATCGTGCCTTCTACGGAATTTTGAAAATGTATTACTCGATTCTCCCCAATATAAATACCTGTACATGAATCTCCCAAAACAATTGAAACCAAAAATGGTAAGAACATTCGTAAACAATTTCGAAGCCCACTGCAACAAATccattaaaaagaaataaaaaattgaaaaattaatgaTGAGTGTACCGTGGTGGTCGTAGGAGCCCCGCGAAGTGTAAATGTGATCCCCGGCTAAGATTTCACTTCTGCTCATCTCAACGTGGATGCGGGGCCTCGGTGCGCAGGGAGTATTCTCCATTTCAAGCCTTGGGACGCTGCATTGTTGGATAAAATCTCATGGTTTTATAATGGAAAAGATGTTAATAATGTGTTTGCTTAGTCATTAAGGTAAGAACCTGTGTTTATAATTCCTTAAGTTATTCTCTAACCACTAACAATAGCTTTAAGTTGCGTTTATCTAACGCTACTGCTACTGTCTAATGCTCCTGGAAATATTGTTCACATATAATTCTTTTTTTTAACTCGGTCAAGATCGGTATAATATAATTTTGTTAGGAAAAATGGTTCCGGAATGGCTGCCGAGCTTCCTCTTGTGACAAGTGCCGCTGCTTATCAATTATGGATTAGCCGAATCAGAATTTGAAATAGTTCTTGTAAGTTTACTTTAAgcatatttattttttaaagttttttatttttatttttttaaagttattctTTACCTTAATAACTTGACCTTAATAACTTGAGAATTTCATATGAGGTTTTTGTAAATGTTATCTTAACAAATTCATACATTAGGAAGGTGAAGAAAATAATCTTTCTattatgatttttatttaaattattcttataAGTCAAACTTCATTTCCACCCATCAAATCGTTCATATGATATCATGAGGATTTACATAATAAATTTATCTCATAGTGCCTTCATCCAAAGAATCGTAAACAATACCTCTAGTTTTTGGTTTTAGGAGATTTTAGATCTATATTTTATGTGCAAGTCAACATATTTGTTAATTGTTAAATTTAATTAACTAAGAAATAATATTTAACTATATTAATTATAAGATTCTTATCTTTGAAAGGTCTAAAATTTCCACCGCAATGGATTAAAGCCTTTAATTTCATTGATTTGTTTCAAACTATACTTGCTACTGATTTAGATTATTAGAGATTGGGATTATGCACCATTTTCCAATTTGTATAACATTGTAAATTAAAAACTTATCATTAATGTTGGTTAAAAAATTAATTTGGTAAAAAAACTAGTTTCTTTTTGAAACTTCTATAATAGTGTTTCAATTGTAGTCATTCTTGCACTATCTTGGTAGTTTAAACCAAAAGGCTAAAAAGACTATTCTTCAACATCATATAAAATTAGGATTCCTCCACTTTCCACTTCACTTTTCactaaaattcactataagctcacatgtcaaaaaaatccaaaaaataaaatcaaatagcaTGTTACCCACCATATTCTATCGCAAAATTGGCACACCCACATGCCTAAATAAAAGCTCTGTAACTACAAAATTAAGTTGACTTTGATCTTTGGGCTGCACTTAACAAAGACGagagttttttaattaaaatattttagcgTACCAAAAAATCAAATGAATAACACtcaaagaataaaaatataaatatgtaaatttaaTCTCTAGAATGCATAGATTGTTTCGAGTTTCTAAAgcattttcaagaaattcatgctGTGGATTTTCTACAAATGACTTGTATTGATAAAGTGATAAATTCATGGACAAAGCATTTCCATTTGTAATTCTTAAGGTTTGATATACCTATTTGGTTGTTTTCATTCTAATAAGCTTTGTGATCGTTTGTTGCATGTTTTATTTCTATTGATGGCATACATCTCTTGGTTTTTTCCATTGCAATAATCTTTGCAATATTTATTGCATGTTTCAATTCTATTGATGAGACCGATATTTATGGTGAAACCCATCAAGTCTTCATAGATAACACTACCATTAGTTATTCTATATTTATATTTGATATCAAAGGTTCCATATGAATTTGTCAAGTAATAGAGCAAGGATACAATTGTGGTAATGAATTctaaataaaacataatggaacACATTGCAAAATTTTCAAACCATCATGCACATTTCAAAAATTAATTCAATTTTTGCATGGAATCTTGgattataaataaactaaaataatatGAACTCCTCACTTTAACATGATCCAAGAATTACTAAGAAATCAAATTTATTGTAGTGAAAGTGTAAATTGAAAACAAGTGAAACCCTACTCCAAGTTCTTTATATAGGATCAATGTTTGATACTCCAATTACAACCACGCCAATAATAATAAGGACCACATTTGTCAAAGAATATAGATGACGTTACAACTTTGCAAAAAAACTAATAATcctcaattttaaaaaaaagttcAAATAAAATTTTCTTGTAAAATAATTCACCAAATACtagtaaaaaaattaattttaaattaattatccACTTTTAAAGTATGCTAAAATATAGTCTATTTTAAAAATACTAGAAAATCTATATTGAAAAAAAatctttgtaaaatactctaagagatgaaaatttaaaaaatatataacatTCATAAATATGAGAAAATCATCAAATTTAATACTTTTTAAACAAAAAAGAAGATTATAAGGAAACATAAAATTGATGATAAATaacttttggattcgattgtgtgcaaTTTTTTGATCATCAATGTTTCATATGACACTCTgcgatccatcattaggatgaatgAGAGATCAAGGATCAATGTAAAATGGTTGTTTGCAGGCCCAGGGGGATAATATAGAGGGGTGAGGGTATGGAGAAAAGGAGAGGAGGGGGGATGGCATGAAGACCAAGGatatggaatatatatatatatatctgtgtgtgtgtgtgtgtgtgtgtgtgtgtgtgtgtgtgtgtgtgtatgtagcatcctaaaattgcaccccttgcaatttcaacctcatttgggtcttcaccttagtgtttgtgcccatTGGCCTGATTGAAGGCCTCATGCACATCACAAACATCAAAAACCCTTATTGGCACCCCCTTGGACACCTTGATCgtaacccaaaatagggtaggaccaaagCATGgtaccatggtcctccctaaagtGGGCCCTCTTTAAACCCATTTTTAGCATTTCAATTTTAAGTGGGACTTGCCTCTCGGTGTTggttcatgttggaaaattaatcaaTTTTCCCGACAGAGAAGTacataaagaggatttcccctctcatttggacatctatctaTCACATTCAAGAAGCATTTGAACACACGATTGAGATCAAGCAATCAAGTATTCAAGAGAAATTGACCATCTCTAGTCTTCCTTCAAGCCCTAGAGTAGCAATAAAgtgaagattcaagcattgaagtggacatCTACATCCTCTTTCattaaaccctaattccatgtggacaCAAGCAAAAGTTCACTAGGAGGTATAATCCTTTAATTTACAGTCATCATTTAGAATCTCTCTTAACAGGAGAACCTttccttttagtcatttcaatcACATTTATctacatagaaggagaaatcatcaaatcaattttcactgtgagggaggaattcctttacatttaaaagatgggaggaatccactagaatcagtcacaaattagataaggactgaatactaagtgggtTGACTGATTATGATGTgtatttccctcttttgtaagttgaaatgctaattTAGGGTAAAaagctgaaattgaagacaaaactgagaaaactAATGAGCTAAAAGTTTAGGATTttgttgtgcacctagatttgagtaATATAAGATGATTCGGATCTTCCCTCAGAAAATACCCCGAAAGAGCAAGGATGATGACATGGCGACATAGTCCTTTGAATtttttgcacaccaaaaagggttgttccATCTCTGTATCTAAGGATTATTCTGAGAAGTACAGGTGCGCACCTATTTATTGCATACCGAAAGAAAGGGAattaggttgggaataggggcttgcctacgtcaaaccctagtttaggaattaaccttgaatgaaatattgcaaatacttgaaatgaatgatggaaaggtatacctcagatcttcAATTAATGATAATGATGCttcacttcttgaatgtaatcacataagtTGTgcgaaatggcatgaacatgaaaaaatcctaacacacatacatgcttgcaaatgaataatgTAATGTTGCTTCACAATTGATAGATGAAGAGTAtccaaccttgaagacctctagaaatgcttgatgatgaattctttaaagcttgaattcttgattgcttgaatgtggTTCTCCTTGCCTTAGATCTTTGTATTTGCCCTTTTTGTTTCCTTCAAcccaaatgagaggggtaggcctacatatatactttcctatcatcaaacatattaattttccgaCATAGGTTGACATAGAGAAGTAATTCCCACTCAAATTTTGGATGGGGTCTTGGATTGAAATTGGGCCCCAATGAGGGAGGACCATTgtgtggcgccatggtcccactgaggaccatggtgtggtgccatggtcccactAAGGACCATGTTGTGGCGCCATGCTCCCACTGAGGACCAAGGATCCACGCCATAGTCTTACCCCAATTGGTCCAGGGTTAAGAGGTCCCCATAAGGTACAAGATGAAAATATGGTatttattgcatggtaaagatattaataggtcccgatcaagcatgaggatgagaacactaaggtgagggccccaaatatggtcaaaattgaaaAGGGCGCAATTTTAAGATGTTACACTTtgtccccactttagcgggagtatgagcttataCAAATACTCATAGTAGAGTAGAAGAAAGAGACATGAAGGAGAGAAGGAATGcaaagcaagatcacaaggagtataagatatctctgattttgaggaactaagcccccaatcttaggatcttctcactcaaacatatgcaagggcacataacacaaggggttagtactaaaaacaagacctcaagtcaaatggctgaagagaccttgatatcaaaatgcctcaacaaataatatcattcttgaaaaaaaattccatctcgtgagcacaagtgatcacataaaagagaaaagaaagcatcatccatgaactatcgatagaaaagctatgagtttatgagaggaagaagagagagagcatgaatacacactagatatgtttatccaggtgatccatgagaagaatgatgagagagagaaAGGGAACATAGATACCTCACCCTTATATGTTttcatctaggtgatccatgttgggaaggagagtaggaatagtctaatCCCTAGTCCACTAGTTCTACTCATCCTCATGCCTGTGTGCGAGTGCTTTTttgtttcaagtgtatagcaccccatttaagagtttgtttcctctggtttcgagtgtgcttcaacctatttaagacataatgtaaatgcaaatgccaaggggtgaatgaCATATACATACCTGGTTTCATGGACATCTCATATAAGATCTTTTCTCTGGTTTcagttgtagtgtccctcctagacttgcattttgatttgcattcTGATCTGGTTATTTTGATGGATGTTTATGACTCTTCTACTATTTTGAGATGGTATCTATGATACTAGGACCTTATGTGGACTCATGGTATTTGAGATGACTCTTTATGATTGGTTACTTTTATGATTGGTGATGCGAGACTTATTATATGATatttgattcttgtggatgttgatttggtatctcctagatggatggatttatatgactaGTGGATTCACATATGATTATTTGTTTATATGtattatgagattgattatgatactAACCTTACTTCATGGTGATGGTTCTACGCGTTGTTTTGATATTGTATTGCATGATTATCTTTGTGAGTAGAgatgatgccatatcactcattctAAGCGTGATATGTCATCGTGATTCACTATCGCTTGCTTGTCTAATATGATGAATATGTATCGTATATGCTGTGTTTAGtctttgatgcaggtttgcaggtaccagacattgactccacctagcttcataggtctgagcatgtcctatcccaatggAAACTTGTTGGatatgacatagtttccctcacacactcttggTCTAAGGTGTATACCTTGTTAGTTTATTTTGATGTCTTTTGCTTGGTCGATTCCCCTTTAAGGTCAACTAGAGATGTCGcgtattggttaagtctcttctaGCTTATTTCGTAGGTCATGAGGTCAAATTTCTTTGGCTTCTTATTTTGATCAGTCGTGGCTTGATTATTGActttattgcatgattggattatttattttaattaagaattaattaaggaattattttttaatttaatttattgatatttaaTCGAGATTTATTTattgtatatttatttaatttgttttatttattattgaagatgacttttttttttgatcggtaaaaggcctAAACCAAAATTTTATTAATCAATAATAAAATGTACAACACTCCACTCGtgcgggcactggtaggaaagagtggaggcgagaaaaccttcggcctttCCCGAGACCAAAGTCCAGAAAAATCCTTCAACTACAATATCAAGATTTTTGAAAATTACAATAGCACCCCAGGCTAAGGGTGATCAAGGTGGGAAAATATTTTTTTTCCCTTATAAGCCCCTTTCCACATATTACAATTATCAATGCTCTTCTCGTGCCCTGTCCTGAGTTTGATCTTTGATTTAATGTTGTTTATAGACCGTTTCAGCATAGCTAacttcctttcttttgtttaagatgGCCTTGGTCCTCCTACATGATTAGTTTTCATACCACTTGCCAAAATTGTTAGTAAAATTTAATTTTCCTACTATATTTTATATTCCAGTCAAGGATTATTCCTCAGCCATTTATCCAATTGGATCTGTCATTCCAAAATTTGAACACAGAAATATAATTAGAGAAATATAAACAGAGTGTTTCGATTTCCTACAGAGTTCATAGTAATTCCCTTTTTGAAAAATGCACATCAATAGTTATGAACCACCGATTTACTACCTTTTGTTTTTGTATCAGGATGTTATCCCCAATAATGGATGATATCCAGGATACAATAACAAAAAGGGATAAAGGGGATTCTGTTATGCCTGTATCCGTGTCAAGCTAACTCACATGGCCATGAACAATCTATACGAAAAGGGAAATAGATAGAAATGGATGAGTATCATAGCAGTATTTAACTTTAATTCTCACCCAACATattctgcatgcttgccacttatTACTCATAGCCTGTAAAATGTTAGATAATCTTCCATATATAGATAGCACAACAACAAGTGTAATACAAGTATATTTTAACAACTTGCAGAAATAATAGATCTTTGCTATTGATGCTCTTAGTTCATATAAGTCTACATATATAGATGTCGAAGGCCTTCATTGTAGACTTTATTAACAAATCCCTCCCTGATTATGTATCCACCTATATGAGTATATACCTATATATGAATATACGCAAatgattatattcatatatatgagtatatattcatatatatgagtACAAAACAGTATATGAATATGTCAGCCAATCCTCAATATATGTAGGAGTATATGAACAGGAACAACAATAGTAACTAAAATGAAAGGTGAGAGCTATTCTCATGAAATGGATATGAGTAAAACCATAAATTTAACAGTAAAATCACACTATTTTCTTGAATTTAAACCAACTATGTTTATCCTTAAGATATGGTGAGATTAATATCTCTTTCAATGTCTGTATTGTCCATAAGCTAACATTGTTTTTCTTAATATAGTAATAAGCTAGAGTATCAAGCTAAGCAGAATATAAAGTGACAAGGAAGGAACAAAATTGTCACATCTTCTGTCCAGTATCCATAGCCACCTTAATCTGAGCTTGAAGGGGAAGGGGTCTCCCCTTCCCCATCATCTAGATCAAAGCCCTCTTCCTTTAAGAAGTCTTCGAACCAAGTAGTCTTTGACGGGTTCCTTACATGAAATAAGTAAAACATGAAATTAACATTCCTATTTACTTCAACAGTCCTTTCCTTGGTAAATTCTTCCTCACCCATAGTGATAATAGGGAGTCTAGGCACCAGCCTATTGTTTCTCATAAAAACATCATAATCTTTTGGCCTTGGTATGGTCCAATCATTGTTAATATTGACAAGAACCCTCTCCATTTCACCCAAGATTGAGGCTATGAAGATCTCCTTGCATAGAGTGCCCGTGTCCTCTCTATTCTTGGTGAAGAACACCGTAATGGCCAAAAACATGGCCACCACATCAGAGTTTTCTCTAGTTCGGTCAGTGTTTGTGAGATAGTCTTGGCCAAGGATGTTCTCTACAACATCTAGTACTAAGGCATGAGGAAGGTGAATAATGCATTTGAGGCATTCCCTGGTGATGATCTCATTGAAGGCCATTTGCCTCTTTGAGCTAATCAGTCTAATAGGGGTATCTATATTTGGTTTAATCGAAGAGGTAACAATGACATAGAACTAGACAGGCCTATATTGGTCATGAAGATTAATTTTACCATGAAGGCTTGGCTTAATAGTCACGCTAGGTAATTATGTTAATGACTGAAGTGTCACATCCTCTCTTAAATCTTGCATACTTTCATCCCCTTCAGAAATctctaattaatttaatataatttccaAATCTTCAGATAAAGATCCGCCTATGAAGATATCATTTTTGAGTTTCCTTTAGTTACAAGCCACAATCATATTTTGGCTAATGTCCATTCGAGTTTCCAACTAAGACATCCAGCTAATGTCCTATTCATTGGGACTTTAACTTGCCATAATGGCCCAGATCTCTCTGAGATCAAATGTGTAATGATGATCAGACACTTTGATTAAGAGTATTGACTTTCCATAATATTGAATATACCCATCATAAGGAGCTGATGATTATCCTAAACCAAGGCATATGAGTGTAAAGAATATGCCTGAGACTAAAGTTTAAATATAAAGAATATATATCTTAACATATGATAAGTAACGTATAAATAATAAACAAAgtgaatataaaatatatatgaatatatgagatgacatatatatatatataatagataataaattaaaattaatgtgCATATTTGGTGTCACTATTCGTGAAAGCATATAATCGtaagtataatatatatattataagatACATAATATATGGggctatatatataatatatgtttaatatatatatatatatgtaacttatataatatatatgtataatattaAAAAATCAGAGGCTACAGGTATTTCATCTGTTAAATGAGGGTGTTTATGTGTATATGCTTGTTTGgtgtaatattaatatttttatatgttcTATCTATATATGTTAATAAATTTGTATCAATTTTAATAATCTATTTAAATTTATGCAGAAAGATTGTCTATAGTCTCTTCCTGGTGGCTCACCCGCCATACTGTGTAGTATGTTAATGTGATTACTGCATATTTTATAACAAAAGTTTAATGCCAGTGGTAAGTCAATATATATAAAGTGATGTATGTATACAAACTCATATAATcagcatatatatgcatatatatatacaaaatattatgtatatatttatatgtttatatgAGTGATTATAAATGGGT from Cryptomeria japonica chromosome 3, Sugi_1.0, whole genome shotgun sequence harbors:
- the LOC131074898 gene encoding protein LEAD-SENSITIVE 1; this translates as MENTPCAPRPRIHVEMSRSEILAGDHIYTSRGSYDHHGIYIGENRVIHFQNSVEGTILASSSPPVGPCPNCRYRSETSGVVVSCLDCFLLGGKIYRYEYGRGITSTLTKQPWCASAASDVPENVICRSKELLKYGFGEYDVVRNNCEHFALLCKTGEGRISGQVVTLSSVASVVVGGLVAVPILLYRYNKKRWARKLAKAT